One Candidatus Hydrogenedentota bacterium genomic window carries:
- a CDS encoding GAF domain-containing protein — protein sequence MSVGAYQPAVAADEPVARAGIVDFRADGCASLVRGLEELGFATISHSLELHPSAQPHLFVVAVDGPNEVACAAIRAYRLARSLDGPPVLVISNAYDESAAAAYLAAGATDFFSQPSCGSALRGWCERILHAQREDWLYDQWIRERRRSTAFDRVIVPLGLALFAERDYGRLLEMILLEAKSFCGADGGTLYVRTEDDRLEFTMVHNDTLGISEGGSKGPVTRFEPLPLNNPNGGGQERRYIATYVALTGNPVNLPDVYESSAFDISGTRLFDAQNGYRTQSILAMPLKNQHDRVIGVLQLINARNPMTGEAQPFDSFQEETIASLARLAGSGLESYQRMHTLREQIQALHLEIDEVKKQAQVAQITGSEYFQELKDKARILREKARRNGDT from the coding sequence ATGAGTGTCGGAGCCTATCAGCCAGCCGTTGCCGCCGACGAGCCTGTCGCACGAGCCGGAATAGTCGACTTCCGCGCCGACGGCTGCGCTTCCCTCGTGCGCGGTTTGGAGGAACTCGGCTTTGCGACCATTTCTCATTCTCTCGAATTGCATCCTTCCGCGCAGCCTCACCTATTTGTCGTAGCAGTCGACGGACCAAACGAAGTCGCGTGTGCCGCGATTCGTGCTTACCGCCTGGCGCGCAGCCTGGATGGCCCGCCGGTACTTGTCATTTCCAATGCATACGACGAGTCTGCCGCCGCCGCGTATCTCGCCGCCGGGGCTACGGACTTTTTCAGTCAGCCTTCCTGCGGGAGCGCGCTTCGCGGGTGGTGTGAACGCATTCTCCACGCTCAGCGCGAAGACTGGCTGTACGACCAATGGATTCGCGAACGCCGGCGTAGTACCGCCTTCGATCGCGTAATCGTGCCTCTTGGCCTGGCCCTGTTTGCGGAGCGCGACTATGGCCGTTTGTTGGAGATGATCTTGCTGGAGGCCAAGTCGTTCTGTGGAGCCGACGGCGGCACGCTCTATGTGCGCACGGAAGACGACAGACTCGAATTCACCATGGTGCACAACGACACGCTCGGGATTTCCGAAGGGGGCTCGAAAGGTCCCGTCACGCGCTTCGAACCGTTGCCGTTGAACAACCCCAATGGCGGCGGGCAGGAGCGTCGTTATATTGCGACCTATGTTGCGCTGACGGGGAATCCCGTGAATCTGCCTGACGTCTATGAATCCAGCGCGTTCGACATCTCCGGTACGCGGCTCTTCGATGCGCAGAACGGATACCGAACTCAGTCCATTCTCGCGATGCCCCTGAAGAATCAACACGACCGGGTCATCGGCGTACTGCAGCTTATTAACGCACGTAACCCGATGACAGGCGAAGCGCAGCCCTTCGACTCGTTCCAAGAGGAGACTATTGCGTCTCTGGCGCGCCTGGCGGGGTCCGGACTGGAGTCCTACCAGCGCATGCACACACTCCGCGAGCAGATCCAAGCGCTCCATCTCGAAATTGACGAGGTGAAGAAACAAGCGCAGGTCGCTCAAATCACGGGGTCTGAGTACTTTCAAGAGCTCAAGGACAAGGCCCGCATTTTGCGGGAAAAGGCACGTCGCAACGGAGATACGTAG
- a CDS encoding MinD/ParA family protein, which yields MGKIVAIHSFRGGTGKSNLSANLACTIAARGYRVGVIDTDIASPGVHVLFGVDEARLKYTLNDYLWGNCPIEDAAVDLSSTLAKFPAYEPGTGALFLVPASIDTGEIARILHDGYDVGLLNDGILNLIRHFSLDFVLVDTHPGVNEETLLSIAISDFTLLILRPDQQDFQGTAVTVELARQLDVKNMMLIVNKVHRLADQTALRRLVEEKLQTPVGEVILMSDDMVQFGSGGLYCIQYPDHAYSEAVRRISGLVTSTLSPFEGNADRTYV from the coding sequence ATGGGAAAGATAGTAGCGATTCATTCATTTCGCGGAGGAACGGGAAAATCAAATCTGTCTGCAAATCTGGCGTGCACGATAGCCGCGCGCGGCTATCGCGTTGGCGTCATCGACACCGATATCGCTTCACCGGGTGTGCACGTGCTGTTTGGGGTCGACGAAGCAAGACTGAAATACACCCTGAATGATTATCTCTGGGGCAATTGCCCCATCGAAGATGCGGCTGTCGACTTGTCCTCCACCCTCGCGAAGTTCCCCGCGTACGAACCCGGCACAGGCGCTCTCTTCCTGGTGCCTGCCAGCATCGACACCGGTGAAATCGCTCGCATTCTGCACGATGGATACGACGTAGGCCTGCTAAATGACGGAATCCTGAATCTGATCAGGCATTTCAGTCTCGACTTTGTCCTGGTCGACACTCACCCCGGAGTCAACGAAGAAACGCTCCTGTCTATCGCCATATCGGACTTCACGCTCCTTATCCTTCGCCCCGACCAACAGGACTTTCAGGGCACCGCGGTGACGGTAGAATTGGCGCGCCAACTGGACGTCAAGAACATGATGCTCATCGTCAACAAGGTCCACCGCTTGGCAGACCAGACGGCCTTGAGGCGCCTCGTGGAAGAGAAGCTTCAGACACCCGTCGGGGAAGTCATCCTGATGAGTGACGACATGGTTCAATTCGGCAGTGGCGGCCTCTACTGCATCCAGTATCCCGATCACGCGTACAGCGAAGCCGTCAGACGTATCTCCGGCCTTGTGACTTCTACTCTTTCTCCCTTCGAGGGCAACGCAGATAGGACATACGTATGA
- the glsA gene encoding glutaminase A, giving the protein MSKQDSASAVSALLGGIKSAASPFRTYLKDIHARFKSVDDGSVADYIPELAKADPNWFGIAVTTVSGASFEVGDSQQLFTIQSVSKPFMFGLALEDRGRQTVQKRVGVEPTGDAFNSIIRLEEKSGRPYNPMINAGAIATAGMVQGAHLTERLNRMLDMLRRYAGRKLDVDMAVYTSERSTGHRNRALAHLMLNFDMVDPNIDDTLDLYFQQCSVLVNAHDLAVMGATLANAGINPLTGERAIAAEYVQDVLSVMYSCGMYDYAGEWAYTVGLPAKSGVGGGVVVVVPHTMAIAVFSPLLDHRGNSVRALRVCEAISSDLGLHIMSHSTDRERLNNLLQGAL; this is encoded by the coding sequence ATGAGCAAGCAGGATTCCGCTTCGGCTGTCAGCGCGTTACTCGGCGGCATCAAATCGGCCGCTTCCCCATTTCGAACCTATTTGAAGGACATTCATGCCCGCTTCAAAAGCGTTGACGACGGCAGCGTGGCGGACTACATCCCCGAGTTGGCCAAGGCCGACCCCAATTGGTTCGGCATCGCCGTTACCACAGTCTCCGGCGCGTCATTCGAAGTCGGCGACTCGCAACAACTCTTCACCATTCAGTCTGTTTCCAAACCATTCATGTTTGGATTGGCGCTCGAAGACCGAGGCCGTCAGACCGTACAGAAACGCGTTGGCGTCGAACCTACCGGCGACGCGTTCAACTCCATCATTCGTTTGGAGGAAAAGTCCGGCCGTCCGTACAACCCCATGATTAATGCGGGAGCCATCGCCACCGCGGGCATGGTGCAGGGAGCACACCTGACCGAGCGCCTCAACCGGATGCTGGATATGTTGCGCCGATACGCGGGCAGAAAACTCGACGTAGACATGGCGGTCTACACTTCAGAACGTTCCACCGGCCACCGTAATCGCGCCCTGGCGCACCTCATGCTCAACTTCGACATGGTCGATCCCAACATCGACGACACACTGGATCTCTACTTTCAGCAATGTTCGGTGCTTGTCAATGCGCATGACCTCGCCGTGATGGGGGCCACTCTGGCGAATGCCGGAATCAACCCGCTCACCGGCGAGCGCGCCATTGCTGCTGAGTATGTGCAAGATGTCCTGAGTGTGATGTACTCCTGCGGCATGTACGACTATGCCGGTGAATGGGCCTACACGGTGGGTTTACCCGCGAAGAGCGGCGTTGGCGGAGGTGTCGTGGTTGTCGTGCCGCACACGATGGCCATCGCCGTGTTCTCGCCGCTTCTAGACCACCGGGGCAATAGCGTGCGCGCGTTACGCGTTTGCGAAGCGATATCGAGCGACCTGGGACTGCACATCATGTCTCATTCGACCGACCGCGAACGCCTCAACAATCTGCTTCAAGGAGCGCTATGA
- a CDS encoding DUF1444 family protein, producing MKKLLSSILRLLPGRSQARSLSPAEFTQECAKAFAEAGPQWTVLIERDLVLSIKGADDQESRSFLDNLYETCRQHPHLEQDAIDQFVVGTLETLAKKSDGTDRTCIVPVIKDRAWLEEMRRGLRERGATDVPDPVHEDFSRELVIVYAIDMENSIAFLTPGALEEAKVSREELRVLAASNLKRLLPKIERAGSNGLYMFMAGGTYEASLLLLDTIWAGIQAEVQGDVVVAIPTRDVLVATGSENAPGMSKLREIAQEAWQTGPYRLTPQLFVYRDGTFQEFEPA from the coding sequence GTGAAGAAGTTACTCAGCTCTATTCTTCGGTTACTGCCAGGCCGATCGCAGGCGCGGTCGCTATCGCCCGCGGAGTTCACCCAGGAGTGCGCGAAGGCGTTTGCGGAAGCCGGTCCGCAATGGACGGTCTTGATTGAGAGAGACCTGGTGCTGTCCATCAAGGGCGCGGACGATCAAGAGTCGAGGTCATTTCTCGACAACTTGTATGAGACGTGCCGACAACACCCTCATTTAGAGCAAGATGCCATCGATCAGTTTGTGGTGGGAACGTTGGAGACTTTGGCGAAGAAGTCCGATGGAACAGACAGAACCTGCATTGTGCCGGTGATTAAAGACCGTGCATGGCTGGAGGAAATGAGGCGCGGTTTGCGCGAGCGAGGCGCCACGGATGTCCCCGATCCGGTGCACGAGGATTTCAGCAGAGAGCTGGTCATTGTCTATGCCATCGATATGGAAAACAGCATTGCCTTTCTGACTCCAGGCGCGCTGGAAGAGGCGAAAGTCTCACGCGAGGAACTGAGGGTGCTCGCTGCGTCGAATCTGAAACGATTGCTGCCGAAGATAGAGCGCGCTGGGAGTAACGGGCTTTACATGTTCATGGCGGGCGGCACGTACGAGGCCAGCCTGTTGTTGCTCGACACCATTTGGGCGGGTATACAAGCGGAGGTGCAGGGGGACGTCGTCGTGGCGATACCGACGCGAGACGTTCTTGTTGCTACTGGCAGCGAGAACGCACCTGGCATGAGCAAGCTTCGCGAAATCGCACAGGAGGCGTGGCAAACCGGACCCTACCGCTTGACTCCGCAGCTCTTTGTCTACCGGGACGGCACGTTCCAAGAATTCGAACCGGCATAG